The Alistipes finegoldii DSM 17242 DNA segment TGAAACGCGTAATGCTCTATTTCGGGTCGTTCAACCCCGTACACAAAGGCCATATCGCCTTGGCCGAATATGTCGTGGAGCAGGGATTGTGCGACGAAGCGGTGCTCGTCGTCTCGCCCCAAAGCCCCTACAAGCGGGCCGCCGAACTGGCGCCCGAAATGGACCGCTTCGAGATGGCGGAAAGGGCCTGCGCCGCATCGCGCCTGCCGGAGCGGATCAAACCTTCGGTGGTGGAGTTTCTGCTGCCCAAACCCTCGTACACAATCGACACGCTGCGCTATCTGACCGAGAACCACGGCGCGGAGATGGAGTTTTCGATCCTGATGGGCGCCGACCAGCTCGAACGGCTCGACGGCTGGAAGGAGTACGAAAAAATACTCGAATACCCGATATACGTCTATCCCCGCCGCGGCGAGCAGGTCGGGCGTTTCGCCGGACGCATCACCGTGCTGGAGGATGCTCCGCTGCAGGATTTCTCCTCGACGGAGGTGCGCGGACGGATCGAGCGGGGCGAGGACGTCTCGCAGATGCTCGACGCGGGAGTCGCGGAGTACATCCGCCGCAAAGGGCTTTGGAGCCCGGCGGCACGCAAGGCCGCACTGACGGCGCAGATCGCCGCGGAACCCGAAAATACGGAACTGTACACCGAGCGCGGCAAACTCCATTACCGGCTCAACGAGTGGGGCGCGGCGCTCAACGACTTCAACCGCGTGCTGCAGCTGGACGACAGCCACGCCGAAGCGCGGCAGTATGCGCAGATGGTGCAGGAAATACTGGAATTCAGATACAAAGACATATACAACCCCTGACAATGACACGTTTGAAGATTGCCCTCATGGCGGGCGGCGATTCGCCCGAACGGGAAATCGCGCTTCAGAGCGCCGCGCAGATCGAATCGGCGCTGGACCACGAAAAATACGACATTACGGTCATAGACCTCCACCACCGCGACTGGCACTACACGGCCCCCGACGGCCGCCAATGGCAGGTGGACAAGAACGACTTCTCGCTGACGGTGGAGGGCGAACGCAAGGTTTTCGACTATGCGCTGATCATCATCCACGGCACGCCCGGCGAGGACGGCAGGCTGCAGGGTTATCTGGACATGATGGGCGTTCCCTATTCGTCGTGTTCGATGACCTCTTCGGTCATCACGTTCGACAAAGTCACCACCAAGCGCACCGTGGCGGGCCGCGGCATCAACCTCGCCCGTGAAATTTTCCTCTGCAAGGGCGAGACCGCGGACCCGGACGAAGTAATCGCCGAATTCGGGCTTCCGCTTTTCATCAAGCCAAACGCCAGCGGCAGTTCGTTCGGCGTGACGAAGGTCCACACGCGCGACGAGGTGCTGCCCGCCGTCGAAGCGGCTTTCGCCCAGAGCGACGAAGTGCTGATCGAAGAGTGCATCGAAGGCCGCGAAATGGGCTGCGGCATGATGGTGGCGGGGGGCCGGGAATATCTGTTCCCGATCACGGAGATCGTCTCCAAGAAGGACTTCTTCGACTATCAGGCCAAATACACCGAAGGGTATTCGGACGAGATAACCCCGGCGCAGATCGCACCCGAAATCGCGGAGGAGCTGCACCGCATGACACGCATCGCCTACAAGGCGTGCCGCTGTTCGGGCGTGGTGCGCGTCGATTTCATCGTCACGCCCGAAGGCAAACCCTATATGATAGAGATCAACTCCATTCCCGGCATGAGTGCGGGAAGCATCGTGCCCAAGCAGGCGAAGGCCATGGGCATGACGCTGGGGGAGATGTTCGACCTCGTTATCGCCGACACCTGCCGCAAATGATCGAGATAGACGACAAAATCGTAAGCGCCGACCTGCTGCGCGAGTGCTTCGCATGCGACATCGCGGCCTGCAAGGGCATCTGCTGCGTCGAAGGCAACGCCGGAGCGCCGCTCGAAGCGGAAGAGGTCGATATTCTCGAACGCGAATACGAAGCCTACAAGCCCTACATGACGCCCGAAGGCATCGAAGCCGTCGAGCGGCAGGGCTTCATGGTCGTGGACGAGGACGGGGACCTGACCACGCCGCTGGTCGACGACGCCGAGTGCGCCTATACCTACCGGGAGAACGGCATCACGCTCTGCGCCGTGGAAAAGGCGTGGCTGGAGGGGAAGACGGCGTTCCGCAAGCCGATCTCATGCCATTTATATCCGATCCGGCTCATGCGGTTTTCGAACGGCACGGTAGGGTTGAACTACCACCGCTGGTCGGTGTGCGCCCCGGCGCGCGAGTGCGGACGGAAACTGGGAATCCCGGTCTACAAGGCACTCAGGGAGCCGATCGTGCGACGCTTCGGTGAGGAATTTTACAAGGCGCTGGAAGCCGCCGAGGAACTTATCAGACAACAATAGACTGCGTATGAAAAAATACTGCCTTACATGTATGGCCGCCGTAGCGGCGCTCACGGCCGCGGCCGCCGAACCGCAGGCCGCGGAGAAAACCGATTCGCTGCACGTCGCAGCCCTGTCGCCCGAAGAGGCCGCAGCGGTGGATTCCATCGCCGCGCTGCGCCTGCGGCTGGCGCCCAAGCAGATCGAGTCGATTTTCGATACCAACGACGTCGTAGTCCTCGACACGCTCGACTCAGGCAACGACGCGGTGCAGGTGGTGCTCTACAGCAACAACACATGGAAATACGTCCGCAACCGCGAAGTGGCCAAGGACAGCACCATCTTCGAGAAATACTGGGACACGAAGACGCTCTTCCCCTACAAGGAGGTAGACATGTCGTCGATGCCCCAGTCGGTGGTCATCGACCTGATCGACTCGCTGACCGGCTACCACTGCCCGTATCAGGGCTCGGTGCATCCGCGCGGCAAGTACGGTCCGCGCCGTCGCCGCCAGCATCAGGGCGTCGATCTGCCGCTCAAGACGGGCGATCCGGTTTACGCCACATTCTGCGGCCGGGTGCGAATCTCGGAATACAACAAGGGCGGGTACGGAAATCTGGTCATCATCCGCCACGACAACGGGCTGGAGACCTATTACGGCCATCTTTCGGAGCGCATGGTCGAGCCGAACCAGTGGGTCGAAGCGGGACAGATCATCGGTCTGGGCGGCTCGACGGGACGCTCGACGGGTCCGCATCTGCATTTCGAGACGCGCTATTACGGCCAGTCGTTCGACCCCGAACGGCTGATCGACTTCAAGAACGGCATCCTGAGCCGAGAAACGTTCCTGCTGAAGAAATCGTTCTTCAGCATCTATTCGAACGCGGGGCAGGACTTCGACGACGAGATCGCCAACGAGGAGCAGGACAAGAAGGAGGCCGCCGAAAAGGCCGCCATGAAGTATCACCGCATCAAGTCGGGCGATACGCTGGGTGCAATAGCCCGCAGATACGGCACGACGGTAAACAACATCTGCCGCATGAACAATATCAAATCGACCACGGTGCTGCGCATCGGCCGCTCGCTGCGGGTGAGGTAGGGCGGCGCACCGCATACGGGGCTCCCAAGCCCCGGACACGAAATAAGCCGGAGTCTCGGACTCCGGCTTATTTCGTCAAAAGACCGCGCCCCCAAGGAGCCGTCTCCCAGACCGCAGGGGTATCTATCTGTACTTCGCAGGCTTCGAAGAGAGCTCCCGCACGAAGAATCGCAGCACGGCATCCTGCTGTCCGGGCGTCAGGGTGAGCACCGTATGCTTTCCGCGCGGCGTCGGCGTGAAATAGGTGTATCCCTGATCGTCCACGCAGATGATTCCCGGTTCGGACACCCCGAACATTTCGGGACGCAGGACATACAGCACCGACATCATGTCCCATGTAGGACGGTCGTAAGGCATCTTGCGGTAGGCTTTGTAGCCCTCGACCATCGGGTGCTTTCCGGCCCACGCAAAATCGGTTTCGATACTGGCTCCGGGATAATTCACCGTCTTGCCCAGTTCGAGCGACACGACCGCCACGGGTACGGGACAGAGCGCGAAAAGCCGCTTGGCGTTGGGGATGTCGTTCACGATATTGTATTCGGCGCGGGGCTTGTCGCCGAAGCTTCCGCCCATCACCGAACAGAACTTCACCTTGCGCTTCACCAGTTCGATGCCGTCCAGCGGCGAATATTTGTCGCCCCAGCTCTCCAGCAGGCGGCCGAGATTGGTCGAGAAACCGACGGAGACGACCACGACCGAGCTGTCGGGACTCTCGGCCAGCAGGCGGCGGTAAAGGGTTACGGGATCGCCGTAGTCCCGGTCCCTGCGGCTGCGGGGGAAAAGTCCCGACTCGCAGACAGCGCGCGCGTAGTCGTCGCGTTTGAGCACCACGCCGTCACGGACCCTTCCGACCGGTATTTCGGGATAGCCGTACCACGTATTCATCATATCTATATAGCGGGGCGAGAATTCGGTATCCTTGCTGCTGAGGATGCCGAGCAGGATGATTTCACCCCGGTCCACCGCCTTGTAAAGCATATCGAGCGCCAGCGGATCATCCACGTCGTTGCCCATGTCGGTATCGAAAATCACCCGCAGGGGTGCGGCGGGCGTCTGCTGCGCCCGGACCGCCGGCATACAGAGGGCAGCAAGCGCCGCCAGAATCAAAAGTTTCTTCATCGTTTCAGGTTATTCAGTTGCCTCCGGAGAGAATGACACATGCCAGACCGAGAATAAAGAAGAGGAACATGACCGCCAGCAGCCAGCCCACCGAGCGGCCCGCGCCCCGGAACTCCTTTCAGACGAAAACGCCCCAGACGGCGGCGACCATCGGCGCACCCTGTCCCAGCGCATAGGAAATGGCGGCCCCGGCCTTACCTGCGGCGATATAGCTGAACGCCGTACCCAGACACCAGACCGCGCCGCCCAGCATCCCGACCAAATGGGTGCGGGCCGAGCCTTTGAAATAGGCGTCGTAACCGACCGGCGTACCGACGAAGGGCCGTTTCATGACGAGCGTGTTGAAGACGAAGTTGCTCAGCAGAACGCCCACCGAGAAGATGAAGATCGCCGAATAGGGCGTCAGCATGCCGGGGGTGGGGGATTCGAAGTTGTCGAGGTCCATCGCCGCGCCCACGAAGCGGTAGAAGAACGACATCAGGACGCCGGCCAGCACCGCCAGCAGAATGCCTTTGCGGTTTTGCGCCGAGGAACCCGGCTCCTTCCGGACCCGTCCTGAAGCGATTCCGTTGCAGACGATGGCGATGACAATCAGCACCACGCCGAGGAACAGAATGACGGGGTCGCCCTTCGGCGCTCCCATGTAATTGATGACCACGCCCAACACCAACGCCAGACCCACGCCCAGCGGAAAGGCAACGGCCAGTCCGGCCAGCGACACGGAGGCGGAAAGCAGGATGTTCGAGGCGTTGAAGATGACGCCGCCGAGCAGTACGCTGCCGAGGGCCTTGGGCGCAGCCTGCGCGAGATCTTCGAGGAAGGGACGCCCTTCGCTGCCGATGCTGCCCAGCGTAAAGCAGAGGATCAGCGAAAAAAGGAGCATGCCGACGACATAGTCCCAGTAGAAGAGTTCATAACGCCATGTCCTGCCTGCCAGTTTCTGGGTGTTGCCCCACGAGCCCCAGCACAGCATCGTGACAATGCAGAGTATCACGGCTGTCGCATAATTGTTTACTACAAACATATTCGAAGTTTTAAAGGGTTGTCATTCGGTCGGCGGATCGGCCGTTATTCGCAAAACGGGCGTCGTCCACTTCGCGGCGCGTCGGAATCGAGCTTTGCGCCCCGATGCGGGTCACCGAGAGGGCGGCGGCGTGGGTGGCGAAGCGCGCGGCGTCCAAGAGCGGCAAGCCTTCCGCCAGCGCCACGGTCAGCGCCCCGTTGAAAACGTCGCCCGCCGCGGTCGTATCGACCGCCGAAACACGGCATGCGGGCACCACGGCGCAGGTATCGGCATTTTTCACGAGCGCGCCGCGCGAACCGCAGGTGACGATCACGTTCTTCACCCCCTTGTTCAACAGCGTCTCCGCTGCGGCTGCCGCATCCGTCCCGTTCAGTACGGGACGTCCCGTAAGCAGGGCGCACTCCGACTCGTTGGGCGTAAGGAGGTAGACGTATTTCAGGTACTTTTCGTCGATCTGCGCCGCAGGCGCCGGATTGAGAATCACCCTCACGCCCAATTCGGCGGCGGTCTGTATCGCGTATTCCACGGTTTCGAGCGGTATTTCGAGCTGGATCAGCAGATAGCCGGCCTTCGCCAGTTCGGGCCGGACGTCGTCGATATCCTTTCTGGAAAGCCGCGCATTCGCACCGGGAGCCACGACGATGCAGTTTTCGGCCGAATTATCGACCGTGATGAGCGCCACACCCGTAGGGGCCTGAGAATCGCGGACGACATGCGAAGTATCCATCTTTTCCGCGGTGTAGCGGGCCATCAGCTCATCTCCGAAAAGGTCGGTCCCGATACGCGCCACGAAAAGGGCGTCGCCGCCCAGCCGCGCGACGGCGACGGCCTGATTGGCGCCTTTGCCGCCGGAAACGATCCGGAATTCGCCGCCGAGAACGGTCTCGCCGGGCGACGGAATCCGGTCGGCCCGGACGATCAGGTCGGTATTGGCGCTGCCGACAATCACAATTTTTTCCATAGGTTATAATTTCAGATTATCAATGTCAAGTGTTGCGCAATCGTTTGTGCAATCACATATGCAAGTATAAAGACAATAAAAGAAAATTGCAAGCTTTTTTATGGTATTTTTTCATATGCCTATCATTATTTTCTTGCCGCATCCGAAAAAATGGCTACTTTTGTTCGGAACAAAAACCGGGCAACAATACGCACCGGCCTATTCGGGCAGGCGGGACTGCCGGCCGGAGAGCCGGTTGAAGAGCAGGTCGGGAAGCAGGTCGGAGAGCAAGTTAAAGAGCAGACCGGGGACAGACCGGGGAGCAGACCGGAAGGACCGGAAGGACCGGAAACGGGGCCGGCAGCCATACGGGTTCCGGCAGCCATAAGATAAGATAATATAACAGAACGCCGCATGAAAGAGACGCTGGTCACCATATCCAAACGGACCGGATTCGCCATATCGACCGTTTCGCGGGTGCTGAACGGACAGGCGGAGAAATACCGCATCAGCCGGAAAACCGTCGAGCTGATCCTCGCCGAAGCCAGACGGTGCGACTACACGCCGAGCCTTCTGGCGAAAGGACTGCGCATGAAGCGCACCAATACGCTGGGCTTACTGATTCCGCAGGTGTCGAACCCCTATTTCGCCGACATCGCCAGCGCCATCATCCGGGAAGCCCGCAGCCACGGATATACGGTAATGGTGGTCGATACCATGGAGAACGAAGAAAACGAGCAGGAGGGCATCCGGACGATGCTTTCGCGCCGGGTGGACGGCATCGTGGCCGTTCCGTGCGGCCGGACGCCCGACCACCTCGAAAAGGTGGACCGCTCGGTTCCCGTCATGCTGGTGGACCGCAGTTTCGAGCGCACCTCGCTGCCGTACGTCTGCACCGACAACTACCGCGGAGGCGTGGAGGCGACCCGGATTCTGCTGCAGAGAGGACACCGCAGAATCGCCTGCATACAGGGCGTTCCCCATTCGATGCCGAACCGCCGGCGCGTGCAGGGTTATCTCGACGCGCTCCGACAAGCGGGACTGCAGGAGGAAGCCATCATAACCGGCGACGCATTCTCGCTGGAGAACGGCTACCGGCAGACCAAGCTCGCCGTGGCAGGTCCCGACCGCCCCACGGCGATATTCGCCCTGAGCAATACGATCCTGCTCGGCGCGGTCAAAGCCATACGCGAATCGGGTTTGCGGATCCCCGAAGATATTTCCGTGGTGTCGTTCGACGACAATCCCTATCTGGATTTTCTGGTTCCGGCCATAACCCGCATCGGCCAGCCCGTCGAAGAGATCGGAAAAACAGCCGTCAGGCTGCTGCTGGAGAGCATCCGGGAGGAGGTACGCTGCCGGACGCAACTGCAACTGCCGCCTGAAAGGATCGTCCGCGACTCGGTCGCAAACCCGCGTACCGCAAAGTAACGTCCGCTCCGGACATACCCCCGCCGCAGTCACAAGACAAGCGCCGGCATCCAAGTCCGGTCGAACGCGCACGACACGTCCTTCGCGGCGCTCCTGCACACTGACATGACAGACAAAAAAGCCCGGACGTCCGGTCCGGGCTTTTTTAGATAAAATCCGATTACTTTTTGTTCTGAATCGCGTCCACGGCGTCGATCACCGCGCCGCGGAAACCTTTGCGTTCGAGTTCGGCGACGCCGACGATCGTCGTGCCGCCGGGCGAACAAACCGCATCCTTCATCGCGCCGGGATGCTGTCCCGTCGCCAGCTGCAATTTGCCCGTGCCGACGACCATCTGGCTGACCATGCGGTAGGCGTCGGCGCGTGCGATGCCGTGTTTGACGGCGGCGTCGGCGAGCGCTTCGATGAACATCGCCACGAACGCGGGACCGCAGCCGCAGATCGTCCCGGCAAGTCCCAGCAGGGGAGTATCGACCTGCATCACCAGCCCGACGTGCGAAAACAGCCGCTCCGTCTCTTTCCACTCGGCATCGGAGAGCGAGTGGAGACGTTCGCAGACAACGATTCCCTCGCCGACGGCGACCGGCGTGTTGGGAACCGTACTGAGATGGTGCGTTCCGGGCGCAAGTATGGTTTCGTACTTTCCGAACGTCATGCCGGCAGCCACCGAAACGACGATTTTCCCGGCCAGCAGCTCCTTCACGGGCGACAAAACCGCTTCGACCTGATGGGGTTTCACGGCTACGATCACCATGTCGGCGAACTCCGCGACACGGGCGGCATCGTCGAAAGCCAGAAAGCCTTTCGGCTCCGTATTGCGCCGCAGTTTGGCCCGGTCGCGGGCGCAGGCGCCGATCTGGCAGGGCTTCAACGCCCCCGTCGCGGCAAACCCTTCGGCAAGAGCCTGCGCCATATTTCCGAATCCGATAAATCCTACCTTCATAATACGATTCATTTTTCAAATTTAGGCTTCATTCCGGCTGTCCGCCGTTTATAATCCCGCTCCTGCGCACCTCCGGGGATTTACCGCGGCCGGAACGGACGGCTTCTCCGTTTACTTCGCGTAGTCCCTCTCCCCGAAAATCAGCGACCCGACGCGCACCATGTTCGACCCGCATTCGACGGCGAAGGGGTAGTCGTGCGACATGCCCATCGACAACACGTTGAACCGCGCCCCGAAATAGGGCTGCAAAAGGTCGAAACAGCGTTTCAGCTCCGTGAAATCCCGGCGGATAACCTCCCCGTCGTCGGTATTGGTCGCAATGCCCATCACGCCGCGGACGCAGACATCGGGCATCCGGGCGAAGGGCGCCGTGCCGACATACCGCATAAGCTCCCCGATCTCCCAGCCCGACTTGGTCTCTTCGTCGGCGACATGTATCTCCAGCAAAATCTCGATCGTGCGGCCGCATTTGGCGGCCTCGCGCTGGATGGCTTCGGCCAGACGCGCGCTGTCCACCGAATGGATCAGCGAGACGAACGGCGCAATATATTTGATCTTGTTGGTCTGCAGGTGGCCGATCATGTGCCACTCGATATCTTGGGGCAGCGCCTCGTATTTTTCGCGCAGCTCCTGCGGACGGCTCTCGCCGAAGACGCGGTGTCCCGCGTCGTAGGCTTCGCGTATCGCCTCCACGGGGTGGGTCTTCGACACGGCGACCAGCGTGACGTCTTCGGGCAGCGTGCTGCGCACGAACGATAATTGACATGCTATAGACATAGTAAGCTTGATTTCGATGCGTAAAAATACGCAAAATTCGTACAAGACGGAACAAGCCCGGAAAAATTCCGGGCCTGCATGCCGTTATTTTCCCGCAGGATCAGCGCACCAGCACGATTTCCGTACAGTAAACGGTCCCGGAAAAGATGTCGAGCGACTTCGCCGCACGGTCGTAGACCTGCACCCGGCTTCCGCCGTCGCCCAAGTCGCAGAGCATGTAAATACGATCCTGAATATCGCTGTCGGGGAAGGTCACGGCCGTTACCGAGCGTACGGCGGCCGGCACTGCCGCCAGCACCTCTCCGAAGGTCATCGCCACGGGATCGTACAGCCGGAGTTCCGTCGCGCCGTCCTTCACCACGGCATAGCCGCAGCAGACGGAGTGTTTCGGTCCGGCGGCATCGGACGCGGATTCCACGATCCAGAAGGGGATCATCCCGTCGGCATAGACCGGATCGCCGAGCCGCGCTTCGGCGCCTGCCGAACGCATGCCGAACACCATCGGCGTATAGCATCCCTCGGCGTTGTTCACGGAGAGCATCACATAGCCGTCGCTGTTCATCACGAAGGGACTGCCGGTCAGCATTCCGGCGCCGATACCCTCCGGCATCCGCCACGAAGGCGGCACGACGACGCTGGTGCGGGTTTCGGTCATGCCCAGAATGATGCAGTAATTGTCTTCGCACAACAGGTAGGCGGCTTCCGAATTGGGCAGCACGCCGGTCGTCACGACACGGTCGCCGCCGGAATTTCTGAAATAGCGCATCGTCAGGTCGTAGAAGGCGGCCGACCGTTTTCCGCCGTCGAGCGAGAGTCCGAAGATGCAGTTCGAACCGGGGCGGTTCACCGGATGGATGAAGTGGCTGCCGGGGAACCGTTCGGTGCGGACGATTTCGCCCGTTTGCATGTCGAATTCGCTGATTGCGACCTCGCCCGTATCGTCATTGCAAACCCCGTAGAGCGTATACGACGCAGGTGGCGTGCCGTCGGAAACGGAGATCCTGCCGAGCGGCATGGCTTTGCCGCGGCGGAAAAGCTTCACCTCGGCCGTACCCGCAGGATAGCCGCCGGGAGCGAGGAACGTGATGCTCGACTCGGTGCGGGAGGTCACTACGCCCCAGACGCCGTCGGCGTAGCCTTCGCTGATCGCCGCGTTGGTCAGGGGCCACGCGATGCGCAGCATGATGTCGTCGCCGGCTTCGAATC contains these protein-coding regions:
- a CDS encoding LacI family DNA-binding transcriptional regulator, with the translated sequence MKETLVTISKRTGFAISTVSRVLNGQAEKYRISRKTVELILAEARRCDYTPSLLAKGLRMKRTNTLGLLIPQVSNPYFADIASAIIREARSHGYTVMVVDTMENEENEQEGIRTMLSRRVDGIVAVPCGRTPDHLEKVDRSVPVMLVDRSFERTSLPYVCTDNYRGGVEATRILLQRGHRRIACIQGVPHSMPNRRRVQGYLDALRQAGLQEEAIITGDAFSLENGYRQTKLAVAGPDRPTAIFALSNTILLGAVKAIRESGLRIPEDISVVSFDDNPYLDFLVPAITRIGQPVEEIGKTAVRLLLESIREEVRCRTQLQLPPERIVRDSVANPRTAK
- a CDS encoding D-alanine--D-alanine ligase produces the protein MTRLKIALMAGGDSPEREIALQSAAQIESALDHEKYDITVIDLHHRDWHYTAPDGRQWQVDKNDFSLTVEGERKVFDYALIIIHGTPGEDGRLQGYLDMMGVPYSSCSMTSSVITFDKVTTKRTVAGRGINLAREIFLCKGETADPDEVIAEFGLPLFIKPNASGSSFGVTKVHTRDEVLPAVEAAFAQSDEVLIEECIEGREMGCGMMVAGGREYLFPITEIVSKKDFFDYQAKYTEGYSDEITPAQIAPEIAEELHRMTRIAYKACRCSGVVRVDFIVTPEGKPYMIEINSIPGMSAGSIVPKQAKAMGMTLGEMFDLVIADTCRK
- the rbsK gene encoding ribokinase; the protein is MEKIVIVGSANTDLIVRADRIPSPGETVLGGEFRIVSGGKGANQAVAVARLGGDALFVARIGTDLFGDELMARYTAEKMDTSHVVRDSQAPTGVALITVDNSAENCIVVAPGANARLSRKDIDDVRPELAKAGYLLIQLEIPLETVEYAIQTAAELGVRVILNPAPAAQIDEKYLKYVYLLTPNESECALLTGRPVLNGTDAAAAAETLLNKGVKNVIVTCGSRGALVKNADTCAVVPACRVSAVDTTAAGDVFNGALTVALAEGLPLLDAARFATHAAALSVTRIGAQSSIPTRREVDDARFANNGRSADRMTTL
- the nadD gene encoding nicotinate (nicotinamide) nucleotide adenylyltransferase translates to MKRVMLYFGSFNPVHKGHIALAEYVVEQGLCDEAVLVVSPQSPYKRAAELAPEMDRFEMAERACAASRLPERIKPSVVEFLLPKPSYTIDTLRYLTENHGAEMEFSILMGADQLERLDGWKEYEKILEYPIYVYPRRGEQVGRFAGRITVLEDAPLQDFSSTEVRGRIERGEDVSQMLDAGVAEYIRRKGLWSPAARKAALTAQIAAEPENTELYTERGKLHYRLNEWGAALNDFNRVLQLDDSHAEARQYAQMVQEILEFRYKDIYNP
- a CDS encoding DUF3109 family protein codes for the protein MIEIDDKIVSADLLRECFACDIAACKGICCVEGNAGAPLEAEEVDILEREYEAYKPYMTPEGIEAVERQGFMVVDEDGDLTTPLVDDAECAYTYRENGITLCAVEKAWLEGKTAFRKPISCHLYPIRLMRFSNGTVGLNYHRWSVCAPARECGRKLGIPVYKALREPIVRRFGEEFYKALEAAEELIRQQ
- a CDS encoding WD40-like domain containing protein, with the protein product MKKYLLLLLLGTFLCACSSDDGEGIPFVTDVVMPSEARTFAPGDEVTVSAKGFEAGDDIMLRIAWPLTNAAISEGYADGVWGVVTSRTESSITFLAPGGYPAGTAEVKLFRRGKAMPLGRISVSDGTPPASYTLYGVCNDDTGEVAISEFDMQTGEIVRTERFPGSHFIHPVNRPGSNCIFGLSLDGGKRSAAFYDLTMRYFRNSGGDRVVTTGVLPNSEAAYLLCEDNYCIILGMTETRTSVVVPPSWRMPEGIGAGMLTGSPFVMNSDGYVMLSVNNAEGCYTPMVFGMRSAGAEARLGDPVYADGMIPFWIVESASDAAGPKHSVCCGYAVVKDGATELRLYDPVAMTFGEVLAAVPAAVRSVTAVTFPDSDIQDRIYMLCDLGDGGSRVQVYDRAAKSLDIFSGTVYCTEIVLVR
- a CDS encoding nucleoside hydrolase, with the protein product MKKLLILAALAALCMPAVRAQQTPAAPLRVIFDTDMGNDVDDPLALDMLYKAVDRGEIILLGILSSKDTEFSPRYIDMMNTWYGYPEIPVGRVRDGVVLKRDDYARAVCESGLFPRSRRDRDYGDPVTLYRRLLAESPDSSVVVVSVGFSTNLGRLLESWGDKYSPLDGIELVKRKVKFCSVMGGSFGDKPRAEYNIVNDIPNAKRLFALCPVPVAVVSLELGKTVNYPGASIETDFAWAGKHPMVEGYKAYRKMPYDRPTWDMMSVLYVLRPEMFGVSEPGIICVDDQGYTYFTPTPRGKHTVLTLTPGQQDAVLRFFVRELSSKPAKYR
- the proC gene encoding pyrroline-5-carboxylate reductase, yielding MKVGFIGFGNMAQALAEGFAATGALKPCQIGACARDRAKLRRNTEPKGFLAFDDAARVAEFADMVIVAVKPHQVEAVLSPVKELLAGKIVVSVAAGMTFGKYETILAPGTHHLSTVPNTPVAVGEGIVVCERLHSLSDAEWKETERLFSHVGLVMQVDTPLLGLAGTICGCGPAFVAMFIEALADAAVKHGIARADAYRMVSQMVVGTGKLQLATGQHPGAMKDAVCSPGGTTIVGVAELERKGFRGAVIDAVDAIQNKK
- a CDS encoding YggS family pyridoxal phosphate-dependent enzyme, giving the protein MSIACQLSFVRSTLPEDVTLVAVSKTHPVEAIREAYDAGHRVFGESRPQELREKYEALPQDIEWHMIGHLQTNKIKYIAPFVSLIHSVDSARLAEAIQREAAKCGRTIEILLEIHVADEETKSGWEIGELMRYVGTAPFARMPDVCVRGVMGIATNTDDGEVIRRDFTELKRCFDLLQPYFGARFNVLSMGMSHDYPFAVECGSNMVRVGSLIFGERDYAK
- a CDS encoding peptidoglycan DD-metalloendopeptidase family protein; its protein translation is MAAVAALTAAAAEPQAAEKTDSLHVAALSPEEAAAVDSIAALRLRLAPKQIESIFDTNDVVVLDTLDSGNDAVQVVLYSNNTWKYVRNREVAKDSTIFEKYWDTKTLFPYKEVDMSSMPQSVVIDLIDSLTGYHCPYQGSVHPRGKYGPRRRRQHQGVDLPLKTGDPVYATFCGRVRISEYNKGGYGNLVIIRHDNGLETYYGHLSERMVEPNQWVEAGQIIGLGGSTGRSTGPHLHFETRYYGQSFDPERLIDFKNGILSRETFLLKKSFFSIYSNAGQDFDDEIANEEQDKKEAAEKAAMKYHRIKSGDTLGAIARRYGTTVNNICRMNNIKSTTVLRIGRSLRVR